The Chryseobacterium indicum genome includes a window with the following:
- a CDS encoding GNAT family N-acetyltransferase yields MENIKFEVSPYQDELQILIDGKKSGYMSIEIDGRLLIVYYTKLEEEHEGKGYAKMLLDELVRYAEEKDLLVDPECDFVRQQFENHPARYKDIWHA; encoded by the coding sequence ATGGAAAATATAAAATTTGAAGTATCTCCTTATCAGGATGAATTGCAGATACTTATTGACGGAAAAAAGTCGGGCTATATGTCCATTGAGATCGACGGCAGACTTTTAATTGTCTACTACACCAAACTTGAAGAGGAGCATGAAGGGAAAGGTTACGCCAAAATGCTTCTGGACGAACTTGTTCGCTATGCCGAAGAAAAAGATCTTCTGGTAGATCCTGAATGTGATTTTGTAAGACAGCAGTTTGAAAATCATCCGGCACGTTACAAAGACATTTGGCACGCGTAA